AAAACAGATACAAAGAACTACATATTTTCAAAGCATATCAGTTATCCCGTTATTAATTGGACAAGATTTAGAACCAGGAAGAGTTGGTGCATCACGGCTGCCGCATGATTGCGATTTTGTATGTAATCAAAAATTAGGAAAACGTGATGATGAAGAAATAACGTATCAAACTGGTAGAGAAATTGGGGACCTTTGTAATAAATTAGGTGTTCATATTAATTTTGCACCAGTTGCTGATATCAACAATAATCCTAATAATCCTGTTATTAATGATCGTTCATTTGGCAACACAACAGAATTGGTAACACGCCATGCCATAGCATTTGCACAGGGACTATATAACAGAGGAATAATCGCATGCGCAAAACATTTCCCTGGCCATGGCGATACGAATGTTGATTCTCATTATGATTTACCGTTAATTTCTCATGATAAAAGTAGATTGCATGAAATTGAACTTTATCCATTTAAAAAATTAATCGCCGCAGAAATTCCCGCAATCATGATTGGTCATCTTGAAGTTCCCGCTTTTGAAACAATAAAAGATGTACCTTCAAGTTTGTCTAAACGTATTGTAACTGATCTGTTACAAAAAAAACTGGGCTTTACCGGACTTATTATTACTGATGCGCTTGATATGCATGGTGTAACTAACCACTATTATAATGGTCAAGCAGAATTACATGCATTACTTGCTGGTAATGATATTTTACTGTGCCCTGTTAACGTTCCTCTTGCTGTTGCAGCGATAAAACAAGCAATTATAGATAATATTATTACCGAGCAAGAAATAGATAAACATGTTGAAAAAATTTTAAATAGTAAAAATATGCTATTCAATACCATACATCTAAAAAAATGAAATTTTTTATCTATAAAAACCATATTATAAAAAACTAACGACTATAACGCACTGATTAACTGAGAAAAATAATGAGCTTGAGAAGCACTATCTTCTGCATCAGTTATACTAACGCCGACTATTATAACATCTGGTTTAAGTGCTATAATTTTATCAACATTATCACGGTTAATTTTCGCTGAAACAAAAATAGGTAAACTACTATTACCTTTAATCATATCCCACTTATCAAGAAAAACGAGTGATTCACTTTCACTATATGGTTGATGAAATAATAATGCATCAACACCAAGATTTTTTGCTTCTAATGCTGATTGACCAACGGAATCAGAGTCAATCAGATCGAGCATTACTTTAATATTTGCATTATGTGCCGCTGTAGTTGTTGCATGGATCACATAGTGAGACGTTCCTGCCATTACCGTGATCCAATCTGCACCTGCATCAACAAAAAGCTCCGCTACCTCTTTACCTCGATCGACAATTTTGGTATCAGCAAGAATTATTTTATCAGGAAATGCTTGCTTAAACCGCTTAACCGCTGCGATACCATGATGATAGATAAGGATAGTTCCCACCTCAATAACATCTGCATATTGAGCAACTTCTGAACCAATGGAAATCGCTTTATCCAAATCAATAAGATCAAATGAAATTTGTAACTTCATATCACGTTCTCCAAAGAATATGATTACTATTTTTAATAATCATTATGAGTAATGCTCAATTCAGTATAGCAGTATTATAATTTAAAAAAAACAACACTCCTTTTTAATCTATAACATGAGTTAATATTTTAAATGGCTCATGTTTTGTTTTTGACTCAACCGCTTTAAAAAGATGCCGTATAGTAAGCATATAAGAGCTATTTTCTATAATATTAATTCCTTTCTTTACATAAATATCAGGAAGAACAAGATTAGCAGTTTCTATTGTTGGCGTTATACCTACATTCATCATAATATTAGTGGGCTTTGCGATAATAATTATTGTGGATAACGAAATTATATTGTTTTCCGGCAAAGAAACTTCTTGTGTTTCCCAGTAATAACTATCATCCTTATCATTGTATTTTTTCTCACAAGAATACATTTTTGCTGGAATTCCTGGAATAAGCTTCCAGTTCAATATAGTATTTTCAAATAAAGAAACGGGAACGATTTCTGGTGTTATAAGAATAGAAACATGAGAAGATTGATGTTTCCTCGGCAATATAACTTCACCATTATAATTAGAAAATGTTATATAACCAGCATAACTAACCAACAACCCTGCAACAGGAATATGCTGAATAATTCCATTCACCGTATGTTTTGCCAATTTATTTGATTTTTTTAATTTTTGACTTATTTTTTCTACATCGTTCAATTCTTGAAAAAAAAATGTAATTATAGGATTGGCGTTAACCGCAACAAAGGTCAGTATACATAGCATAGCACACGAATAATATTTTTTTTTCATGATAAACACTTTACTGGTAATACAAATTGTATTTTACTTCTAACCATGATACCATAGATATGAGGTATAAAACTACATTTTATAGGAAAAAAATGAATAAACAGCATCTAGAAAGCCATATAATAGATAATCAATTAAGCGAAATTATCAGTAAATATACCTTGACAACAGCTCAAACTGATAAATTTAAGCGTTATTTAAATCTTTTAATAGAATGGAATACAAAATTTAACCTTACCGCAATCACAGAGCCTTCTTCTGTTATACGATACCACTTTGATGATTCACTTGCCTTAACACAACATATTGATTGCACCTCTATCAATTCACTAGCTGACATTGGTACAGGGGCGGGTTTTCCAGCAATACCATTAAAAATAATACACCCACACCTTACAACCATACTCATTGAAGTTAACAATAAAAAAAGAAGCTTTCTTGAACGTATTATTAAAGAACTTGAGTTAGAAAACGTCATTATTTACCCCTATGATTGGAGAACATTTTTACGTTCTACAACCTACACAATCGATTATTTTCTTGCTCGCGCATCACTCCAACCAGAAGAACTCATACGATTATTTAAACCTACATCTACCTATAAGAACAGATCTCTCATATATTGGGCATCACAACAATGGTTACCTAATAAAATAGAGGTTTCTTTTATAGAAAAAGAGGTATCCTATACTTTAGATGCTATACAGAGAAAACTTGTTTTTTTTAAACAAAAGAATAGTTCACAAGGAACTTCATGGTAAGAACACTTATTACTCGCTATATAAATGATATTTATAACAATGATAAAGGTGAAAAATATAGCACATTATTGCGCTATTTTTTACCTGAATTTATCACGAACTTTTTACTCTATGCAATGCCATTCTGGCTTGATGCTGCATTTATCGGATCACTAGCTTCAGTTGATAGTTATGCAGCGCTTGGTGTAACCAATAGTTTTCTTCATCTTATTATTAAGGTAGGAGAAGCTATTTCTGTAGGCACAATTGTTCTCAGTGGTCAATTTAATGGTCAAAATGCCTTTGAACATGCAGGACGTACTATTCGTGATGCCTTTTGGATAACAACAATATTAGGTATAGCGTTTGGAGGTTTTCTTTTTTTCGGAGCTCACGCTATCTACACATGGTACGGTGTTTCACAAGAAATAATAACGCTTGGTGTTCCTTTTTTAAGATTACGCGCCATTGGTGTCCTTTGTATGTTCATTTATCTTGCATTAGTTGGCTTTTTACGCGGTATCAAAAATTCACGCACCCCCATGAAAATTTTTATTTTTGGATCAATTCTCTTCGTTTTCTTTGATTATGTTCTTATTTTTGGCAAATTTGGATTTCCCAAAATGGAATTACAAGGGTCAGCGCTTGCAACTATTATACAATATGGCAGCATGATGCTTATTGCTCTTTTATATGTACTATTTAACAAAAAGAACCTTAAATATAGCATAAACCTTTTTTCTGGATTACATGACATTTCATACATTAAGCATTTACTCTCAATATCATGGCCTGTAGTGCTTGATAAAGCAGTAATGGCATGGTCCTATGTTTGGTTAGGGAAAATGGTTGCAACTATGGGAACTGACGGTATTGCAGCATTTTGTGTCGTAAAAGACATGGAACGTTTTGCTTTTTTACCAGCAATTGCTTTTGCTCAAATTATCACTTTTTTAGTTAGCAACGACGTAGGTACAAAAAATTGGGATAATATAAAAACAAATATTAAAAAAATACTTCTTTTATCTTCAAGTATGGTGGTAATTATTCTTGGTTTATTTATTTATAAGCGAGCTTATATTATAAATATTTTTGATAAACAAGGTAATTTTGCAACCATTGCTATGCAAGCATTTCCGCTTTTGAGTATCTTTATTATTTTTGATTTGTTACAATTAATTCTATCAGGTGCACTTCGTGGCGCAGGTAATGTGCGAATTGTTATGATAGTAAGATTCATTACATGTTTCTGTTATTTTGTCCCTACTTCCTATCTATTATCTAAAAGTATCATTACTAATGAAGCGCTAAAACTTGTTCTTTTATATGGCTCATTTTATCTTGGAAACGCATTAATGAGCATATGGTATATCAAAAGATTTCGCAGCGATCATTGGAAAACACCAACTATTTAACATTAAGGAAAAACATGTCACAACTTATCACCAAAGAAGAGGTCGAAAAAATTGCACGTTTATCACATATTGAATTTTCTGATATAGAAATTATCAATGCCATTAAACATCTTAATGCAGTAATCGGTTATGCTGCTCGCGTACAAGACATCGCTAAAAATGTTAATTCGTCTTCTTTAAAAAACAGTAATGTTGAACGTGAAGATATTATCATATCAACAAATCCACAACCAATTCTTGCACAAGCACCAGAACGTGAAGGTAACTTCTTTGTCGTTCCCGTGATTATTGAAAACAATCAATAGAATAGTAGTTTTAGGAAATACAATGAGCTTAAGCCCGTTCATAACAATTAAAGAATTAGAACAAAAATTAACAAAAAAAGAGATAACACAAGAAGAAATTCTCGAATTTTATCTAAGACGTTTTGAAGCCTTTGATGGCGAAATTGGCTCTGCGTTAGAAATTTTTGATAAACAATCAATTTTAGATAAAACTAATACAAGCAACAAAGAATCTTTTAGTATTCCTGGTATCATTAAAGACAATATTTGCCAGGAAGGACGAACTACCGCATGTGGATCAAAAATTTTGGAAAATTTTGTTGCCACTTACGACGCAACTGCAATTGCACGCTTAAAAAATGTAGGAGCATTACTTATTGGTCGCGCTAATTGTGATGAGTTTGCCATGGGAAGCTCAACAGAAACATCTGCTTTCCAAAAGACATATAATCCGTGGGATAAATCTCGCGTGCCCGGTGGATCAAGTGGTGGTTCTGCCGCGGCAGTTTCTGCAGGATTAATACCGTGGGCTCTAGGATCGGAAACTGGTGGCTCTGTTCGCCATCCAGCTGCATTATGTGGAATCGTTGGGTTAAAACCAACCTATGGCTTAATTTCCCGCTATGGCTTAGTTGCTTATGGGTCATCAGTCGATCAAATTGGAATATTGACACGTACTGTCTATGACAATGCACGCATTCTTTCTGTTATCGCAGGAAAAGATGATAAAGATGCATCAATGCAACAAATAAATACAAAAGATTACACACAAAATTTAACTAACAAATTACCGAAAAATCTACGTATTGGTGTTGTTGATAATGCTTTGCACGCACAAGGGGTAGAAACTGAAATTGTACAGGCAATTGAACAAGCACTTAAAGTATTTGAAAAAAATGGCGCTTCTATAAAACACTTACAATTACCAACCCTTGATTATGCGGCAGCAACCTATTTTATTTTAAGCCGAGCAGAAGCTGCGTCAAATTTAGCACGTTTTGATGGTGTACGATATGGATTACGTGATAAAACAGCAAAAACATTATCAAAAATGTATTATAATTCTCGTCACGATGGTTTTGGTGAAGAAGTACGATCACGCATCTTAATAGGTAATTATGTACTATCTGCTGGTCATGCAGGACAATTTTATAATAATGCAAAAAAAGTACAATATCTCATTAGCGATGAATTTAAAGAAGCTTTTAAAGATATTGATGTACTTATTATGCCAGTACATCCTGCGCCTGCATTTAAAATAGGTGCTTTTGATAATGATAAACTTCAAATGGATTTACAAGATTATTTTACTTGCGCAATGAATCTTGCAGGAATCACCGCCCTTGCATTGCCCTGCGGCATAAGTAGTAATAATTTACCTATTGGATTTCAGATTGTAGGTCCTCATCTATCAGAAGAACTTTTATTCCAAGTTGGTCATGCATTTCAGCAAGAAACTGATTGGCATACAAAAACACCTGCTGGATATTAACACTAAGCTTATTAAAAAGAGGCTTTTTTTAAGCCTCTTTTTAAATCAAAAATAATTTTTATATACATGCATCGCTTTAAACAAAAACAACCTCTAATCCACTATCATTGGGTATTGTAAGTCCCAACTTCTCTAATGTCTTTCTGTTAACATAAATTTCTCGAGCATCTCCACTAATTATTGGTAAATCCTGTGGTTTTTTGTGCTGAACAAGCACTTGCAATGCTATCTCCGCCGCTTGTTTACCACTCTCAAAATAATCTATACCACGCGCCATTAAAGGGCCATGCTTAACGAGCATATTATCACTAACAATAAATGGCTTATTTGTTTTACGTGCTATATCAACAATAAGAGTAATGGTATTAGCTACCATATTATCTGTAGGGGCAAGAAAAACATCAACCATACGTGCCGCGCTTAAAAGTGCAGATTCAATCTCAGATTCCAGTGAAACACCTATGAGTACAGGAATATAGCCAACGCGTTGCAATTCAATAACCATCTGTTCTGCTGCGGCAACCGAATTAACTTCAGCGGTGCAATATATTATACCTATTGTTTTCATTTCTTTTGGCAATAGAACTTTCATTGCTTCAATCTCTTTACGCACATCAATCATATCACTAACGCCACATACATTTTGTGCAGAATATATATCACTCAGTTGTGGCGCTACGCTAACTGCCGCAATAATAATTGGTTTTTCCTTTTCTATCGAAACCATAGCCTGCGCAGCCGGAGTAGCAATAGCAAATACCGCATCTATATTTTGTTTAGCATGAAATTGTTGCGCAATCATATGAATATTATTAATGGAACCTTGACCATTACGAATTACAAAATCAATATTTTTATCTTTACCAATTTTTTCCTGAATTTTTATTATAAATCCTTCTCGTGCAGCATCAAGCGCAGGATGTGAAGCGGTTTGCAAAATACCAATAGTAAAAAGTGCATCAGCTTTTTGTATATATGAACGTTTATACAGAAGAATAAACCCTACAACAAATAAACTCACTAATAAAAAAACTGTATTTTTTTTAGTTTTCATCAATATCCCTTATTATAATAAACTATAGCTTTCAAAAAAAAATTCCCCAGCACTACTGACTGAAGATATTACTATTCTATATCAACTTTTTCAATGAAATAGTAAATATTAAATTAATAAATATGCTTGTCATTTTAAACTAAAATAGTAACTTACACAATGTCATCAAAAGCCGTTACTTTTATAATTGACTTTTATATCTCCCTACACGCTTGACACTAAAGCTTTAAAACGGCTAAAATAACTATCATTTCAATCAATTAACTATTCCTATCGTTTTATTTCTGTTTATTATTCATGGTAATATGTTCCCTACGAATTTCGTATTTTTATTAGTAAAAATTTCAATTTATACTAATAATCGTAATTTTTATTGTGCTCACATAGAGGAATTTATCACTTTGCTATAACACATTTCAATTTGATAATTTTACATTTTTATGTAAAATTATACAGCAATCAACATTGCTTCACATGGTGTGATTACCAAAACAAAAAACATAAGGATACCAGATGACTACATATACAAAAATAATTTCTCATATATTCGCAGCAACATCCATAATGCTTAATGTAATTATCATTGGAATTGAGACAGATCAAAAATACTGCGAACAACCATTGATACGATCTACAACATCATTCGAGTTAGATAACCATTTAAATATTTTTTATGCAAATGAAAATATACGAGCTAATATATCACGATGGTTTCAACTGTTATCAGAAGAAGAATTAATTACTAGCGATATATTTTTTAATGTTACCGTATTTACAAAAATACATCCTTTTTCACAAAAAGACGCAAAGGAGTTAGCTCATGAAGAATGCAAAAATATAAAGGGACTTGATAATCCAAAGCAATTTAGAGAAACATTCTTGAGGTTAGAAAAATTTTATACCTCTGAAAAAA
This window of the Candidatus Babeliales bacterium genome carries:
- a CDS encoding orotidine 5'-phosphate decarboxylase / HUMPS family protein; translation: MKLQISFDLIDLDKAISIGSEVAQYADVIEVGTILIYHHGIAAVKRFKQAFPDKIILADTKIVDRGKEVAELFVDAGADWITVMAGTSHYVIHATTTAAHNANIKVMLDLIDSDSVGQSALEAKNLGVDALLFHQPYSESESLVFLDKWDMIKGNSSLPIFVSAKINRDNVDKIIALKPDVIIVGVSITDAEDSASQAHYFSQLISAL
- a CDS encoding Asp-tRNA(Asn)/Glu-tRNA(Gln) amidotransferase subunit GatC gives rise to the protein MSQLITKEEVEKIARLSHIEFSDIEIINAIKHLNAVIGYAARVQDIAKNVNSSSLKNSNVEREDIIISTNPQPILAQAPEREGNFFVVPVIIENNQ
- a CDS encoding MATE family efflux transporter; the encoded protein is MVRTLITRYINDIYNNDKGEKYSTLLRYFLPEFITNFLLYAMPFWLDAAFIGSLASVDSYAALGVTNSFLHLIIKVGEAISVGTIVLSGQFNGQNAFEHAGRTIRDAFWITTILGIAFGGFLFFGAHAIYTWYGVSQEIITLGVPFLRLRAIGVLCMFIYLALVGFLRGIKNSRTPMKIFIFGSILFVFFDYVLIFGKFGFPKMELQGSALATIIQYGSMMLIALLYVLFNKKNLKYSINLFSGLHDISYIKHLLSISWPVVLDKAVMAWSYVWLGKMVATMGTDGIAAFCVVKDMERFAFLPAIAFAQIITFLVSNDVGTKNWDNIKTNIKKILLLSSSMVVIILGLFIYKRAYIINIFDKQGNFATIAMQAFPLLSIFIIFDLLQLILSGALRGAGNVRIVMIVRFITCFCYFVPTSYLLSKSIITNEALKLVLLYGSFYLGNALMSIWYIKRFRSDHWKTPTI
- a CDS encoding glycoside hydrolase family 3 N-terminal domain-containing protein, with protein sequence MKKHILRNIIFFGIITSSDNYTKNINIYHLTLEQKIGQLFMVAAVVDEEIAKDCMHKKTYRLDKKYIETLITDYYIGGIIYLGKSDVEKQIQRTTYFQSISVIPLLIGQDLEPGRVGASRLPHDCDFVCNQKLGKRDDEEITYQTGREIGDLCNKLGVHINFAPVADINNNPNNPVINDRSFGNTTELVTRHAIAFAQGLYNRGIIACAKHFPGHGDTNVDSHYDLPLISHDKSRLHEIELYPFKKLIAAEIPAIMIGHLEVPAFETIKDVPSSLSKRIVTDLLQKKLGFTGLIITDALDMHGVTNHYYNGQAELHALLAGNDILLCPVNVPLAVAAIKQAIIDNIITEQEIDKHVEKILNSKNMLFNTIHLKK
- the gatA gene encoding Asp-tRNA(Asn)/Glu-tRNA(Gln) amidotransferase subunit GatA — its product is MSLSPFITIKELEQKLTKKEITQEEILEFYLRRFEAFDGEIGSALEIFDKQSILDKTNTSNKESFSIPGIIKDNICQEGRTTACGSKILENFVATYDATAIARLKNVGALLIGRANCDEFAMGSSTETSAFQKTYNPWDKSRVPGGSSGGSAAAVSAGLIPWALGSETGGSVRHPAALCGIVGLKPTYGLISRYGLVAYGSSVDQIGILTRTVYDNARILSVIAGKDDKDASMQQINTKDYTQNLTNKLPKNLRIGVVDNALHAQGVETEIVQAIEQALKVFEKNGASIKHLQLPTLDYAAATYFILSRAEAASNLARFDGVRYGLRDKTAKTLSKMYYNSRHDGFGEEVRSRILIGNYVLSAGHAGQFYNNAKKVQYLISDEFKEAFKDIDVLIMPVHPAPAFKIGAFDNDKLQMDLQDYFTCAMNLAGITALALPCGISSNNLPIGFQIVGPHLSEELLFQVGHAFQQETDWHTKTPAGY
- the rsmG gene encoding 16S rRNA (guanine(527)-N(7))-methyltransferase RsmG, whose product is MNKQHLESHIIDNQLSEIISKYTLTTAQTDKFKRYLNLLIEWNTKFNLTAITEPSSVIRYHFDDSLALTQHIDCTSINSLADIGTGAGFPAIPLKIIHPHLTTILIEVNNKKRSFLERIIKELELENVIIYPYDWRTFLRSTTYTIDYFLARASLQPEELIRLFKPTSTYKNRSLIYWASQQWLPNKIEVSFIEKEVSYTLDAIQRKLVFFKQKNSSQGTSW
- a CDS encoding ABC transporter substrate-binding protein, whose amino-acid sequence is MKTKKNTVFLLVSLFVVGFILLYKRSYIQKADALFTIGILQTASHPALDAAREGFIIKIQEKIGKDKNIDFVIRNGQGSINNIHMIAQQFHAKQNIDAVFAIATPAAQAMVSIEKEKPIIIAAVSVAPQLSDIYSAQNVCGVSDMIDVRKEIEAMKVLLPKEMKTIGIIYCTAEVNSVAAAEQMVIELQRVGYIPVLIGVSLESEIESALLSAARMVDVFLAPTDNMVANTITLIVDIARKTNKPFIVSDNMLVKHGPLMARGIDYFESGKQAAEIALQVLVQHKKPQDLPIISGDAREIYVNRKTLEKLGLTIPNDSGLEVVFV